A window of Zingiber officinale cultivar Zhangliang chromosome 5A, Zo_v1.1, whole genome shotgun sequence contains these coding sequences:
- the LOC121981577 gene encoding uncharacterized protein LOC121981577: MTLLEVISRAAAESDGGRNLPPPSKFPVVLSSDDILSKLKPDAETPSGVSLVRRVSGWKISETDAAISELSSHLSEDLRSKLGRAKSFRKGEFLGLLNSFLLQCAEKIGLSIGSDAAGASSSRLARAGIEKLGFLIGWELASLIAECCSVLEVWKVLEALLLQGLVGHAYVANLTENLLEKNQTELLCLLIKHVPDLHSSELLSVLKYFLSPTDESYGGMQLIREQWKNEALLAIEKATQAVHGKKVTKLAREASILLMMAHDDFSSSEICLHYVFGSSNGEGIIVSSVISKLDGQEVLGLIRYFLKWLRKYYRFPEASPCSSAGAMLGLRTCESVPSFENIVKALGLALDEHFSYLVLNSDFHSELRACEDVVSSLVSEVTESGRLDAMIKHLLSEIRDN; this comes from the coding sequence ATGACCTTGCTCGAAGTCATCTCTCGGGCGGCGGCCGAGTCCGACGGCGGCCGAAACCTCCCTCCGCCTTCGAAGTTCCCCGTCGTTCTCAGCTCAGATGACATACTCTCGAAGTTGAAGCCCGACGCTGAGACTCCCAGCGGCGTCTCCCTCGTTAGGCGCGTCTCCGGTTGGAAGATCTCGGAGACTGACGCGGCCATCTCTGAGTTATCCTCCCATCTCTCTGAGGACCTCAGGAGTAAGCTTGGGCGTGCCAAGTCCTTTCGTAAAGGTGAATTCTTGGGGCTCTTGAACTCGTTTTTGTTGCAGTGCGCTGAAAAAATTGGCCTTTCGATCGGTTCCGATGCTGCGGGCGCATCAAGCTCCCGCCTTGCTCGTGCTGGTATCGAGAAGTTAGGGTTTCTGATAGGCTGGGAGCTTGCGAGCTTGATTGCGGAGTGCTGTTCTGTTCTTGAGGTATGGAAAGTGCTCGAGGCTCTTCTCCTCCAAGGGCTTGTCGGGCATGCCTACGTTGCGAATCTAACAGAGAACCTTTTGGAGAAAAATCAAACCGAGTTGCTTTGTCTCTTGATCAAGCATGTCCCCGACCTCCATTCATCAGAGCTTCTCTCTGTTCTCAAATATTTCTTATCTCCGACTGATGAATCTTACGGTGGCATGCAATTGATTAGAGAGCAATGGAAAAATGAAGCTCTTTTAGCTATTGAGAAGGCCACTCAAGCTGTTCATGGAAAGAAAGTAACAAAGCTAGCTAGAGAGGCTTCAATTTTGCTAATGATGGCTCACGATGATTTCTCATCATCAGAAATCTGCTTGCACTATGTATTTGGATCATCAAACGGCGAGGGAATCATAGTATCTTCTGTAATTTCAAAGCTCGACGGACAGGAGGTCCTTGGCCTCATCCGATACTTCTTAAAGTGGCTTCGAAAATACTACAGATTTCCAGAGGCAAGCCCTTGTTCTTCAGCAGGAGCAATGCTCGGTTTGAGGACTTGTGAGAGTGTTCCTTCATTCGAAAACATTGTGAAAGCACTCGGTTTGGCATTAGATGAACATTTCTCCTACTTGGTTTTAAATTCTGATTTCCACAGTGAATTAAGAGCTTGTGAAGATGTCGTTAGCTCGCTAGTCTCCGAGGTGACTGAATCGGGTCGTTTAGATGCTATGATCAAGCACTTGCTGTCAGAAATCAGAGACAATTGA